In a genomic window of Halalkalicoccus sp. CG83:
- a CDS encoding sugar-transfer associated ATP-grasp domain-containing protein, with protein MILDYSSDMAVSMILLVDAEVKAAKNADINWATRVWLWRHGFISIAPQVFDFDNHDPEDYLSHAQHRLRACKIDEPLIPLFHDKRMFDQLLNAYDEYLPECYGVITDGEVRLFDNEESRSIDDLVTAPPTGGLVVKPTEGMGGRGVDVIESNGDSLRLNHKQHDPSDVMTAIKEHTDSLLYERVQQADYATDIYPDASNTLRIITMIDPDTDQAFIARAVHRFGTDASAPVDNWSRGGICAGVDLETGNLMEVAETPGGGKLKRRKDHPNTGAPVTGTEVENWEMIQEEICSIAEYLSRTPYIGWDVIVTDHAFKIIEANGRPGPNTMQIPGPMLTDERVQRFYCHHDVI; from the coding sequence ATGATTCTTGATTACTCCAGTGATATGGCAGTGAGTATGATATTGCTTGTAGATGCTGAAGTCAAAGCCGCAAAGAACGCTGATATCAACTGGGCGACTCGAGTCTGGCTCTGGCGGCACGGATTCATTTCGATCGCACCGCAGGTCTTCGACTTCGATAACCACGATCCTGAAGACTATTTGAGTCATGCTCAGCACCGACTTCGGGCCTGTAAAATTGATGAGCCGCTAATTCCTCTGTTTCATGATAAGAGGATGTTCGACCAGCTGTTGAACGCATACGACGAATATCTACCGGAATGCTACGGCGTAATAACAGATGGAGAGGTTCGGCTATTTGATAACGAGGAGTCCCGATCTATCGACGATCTCGTTACCGCTCCACCGACGGGAGGTCTTGTCGTCAAGCCAACAGAGGGCATGGGCGGCAGAGGAGTTGACGTCATTGAGTCGAACGGTGACAGTCTCCGGCTCAACCATAAACAACACGACCCCAGTGACGTTATGACAGCAATCAAAGAACATACGGACTCTCTCCTTTATGAGCGAGTCCAGCAGGCGGACTATGCTACTGATATCTATCCTGATGCGTCTAACACTCTACGAATCATCACGATGATCGATCCAGACACCGATCAGGCATTCATTGCACGTGCGGTCCATCGATTTGGGACCGATGCATCTGCACCAGTTGACAATTGGTCACGTGGCGGGATCTGTGCTGGGGTAGATCTCGAGACGGGGAATCTAATGGAAGTAGCCGAGACACCTGGCGGCGGTAAACTCAAGCGACGTAAAGATCATCCGAATACAGGCGCACCAGTTACCGGCACCGAGGTTGAAAACTGGGAAATGATCCAGGAGGAAATTTGCTCAATCGCAGAATATCTATCCCGAACGCCATATATTGGTTGGGACGTTATCGTCACAGATCATGCATTCAAAATAATCGAGGCAAATGGGAGACCAGGGCCGAATACGATGCAAATTCCGGGCCCGATGCTTACCGACGAACGCGTACAACGATTCTATTGTCATCATGACGTAATTTAA
- a CDS encoding sugar-transfer associated ATP-grasp domain-containing protein, whose protein sequence is MQALHRVADAVRERDSFRFVASSLEFAAHWVGDMLRLISDEHAYNTDLPLLTRIGLWRRGFLSHGYEFYSLDENDPADFMSHYQHRRVASRVNRHASDLLDHKIIFQRYMGGEHEDVLPDLRGYVHDGVVHQPDGEKRSFRDWVTSQSTGFVVKRSLGGQGSYVYVVNVTDDELEVNRGVKNAGELADEVESGDWIITDLIEQADYAAEIFPDSVNTLRLTTLLDSETGDPFIASAVHRFGTDASAPVDNWSGGGACARVDAETGVLTKGAAFPEKGTMHVVDKHPNTGAQMTDVEIPRWEMIRDRILQLADEMRITPYIAWDVVLTDDGIQILEVNDRPDPNLIQIHQGLFEDPRVKRSLYDHL, encoded by the coding sequence ATGCAGGCACTTCATCGCGTGGCTGACGCTGTCAGAGAACGAGATTCCTTCCGATTCGTTGCTAGCAGTCTCGAGTTTGCTGCCCACTGGGTCGGGGACATGCTACGACTTATCAGCGATGAACACGCCTATAATACTGACCTTCCCCTTTTAACGCGGATCGGACTATGGCGGCGCGGCTTTCTCTCACATGGTTACGAATTTTATTCACTTGATGAGAACGACCCTGCTGATTTTATGAGTCATTATCAGCACCGACGCGTCGCTTCGCGTGTGAATCGACATGCATCAGATCTACTGGATCACAAGATCATCTTCCAGCGATATATGGGTGGTGAGCATGAGGATGTGCTTCCTGATCTCCGGGGATACGTTCACGACGGTGTAGTTCATCAGCCTGATGGGGAGAAACGTTCATTTCGAGACTGGGTCACTTCACAGTCCACAGGGTTTGTCGTTAAACGTAGCCTTGGCGGTCAGGGTTCGTATGTCTACGTTGTGAACGTTACCGATGATGAGCTAGAAGTCAATAGGGGCGTGAAGAACGCTGGTGAGTTGGCAGACGAAGTTGAGTCGGGTGACTGGATTATTACGGATCTCATTGAACAGGCAGACTACGCAGCCGAAATTTTCCCCGATAGCGTGAACACGCTTCGGCTAACGACGCTACTTGACTCTGAGACGGGTGATCCGTTCATTGCGAGCGCAGTCCATCGATTTGGGACCGATGCATCTGCACCAGTTGACAATTGGTCCGGTGGTGGAGCCTGTGCACGCGTCGATGCAGAAACGGGTGTGCTCACCAAGGGTGCTGCCTTCCCTGAGAAGGGAACGATGCACGTCGTCGATAAACACCCCAATACCGGAGCCCAAATGACTGACGTTGAAATCCCACGATGGGAGATGATTCGGGATCGGATTCTTCAATTAGCAGATGAAATGCGAATTACACCGTATATCGCGTGGGATGTCGTGCTGACTGATGACGGAATTCAAATTCTTGAAGTAAATGATCGGCCTGACCCAAACTTAATCCAAATCCACCAGGGATTATTTGAAGATCCTCGTGTTAAGCGCTCTCTCTACGATCACTTGTAA
- a CDS encoding sugar-transfer associated ATP-grasp domain-containing protein: MPTRTRLWLYFHGFTSRALMLYNLQENGTDAYLSDFDRFIKSPEINADWSVFLDNKLLFYHLLNEHEDHRVTIYGVLKYGRVYPIDNSAEPSISPGRWIRQTLDEEGSLVVKPVTGGGGKNVRLCRVTDDGYQINGTVHTASEFEGLMSDLDEYLVSEFIEQTDYARELYPATSNTIRVVTMVCPETDDVFIAQAIQRMGADGTGPVDNFSDGGLSASIDIRTGTLGTAAQYPHPDRTMGIQLDDLEWQNTHPDSGAEITGVEIPAWDAIREQLLEIADDLSYLPYVGWDIIVTDDEGSFKLIEANSHPGVKSLQVHGPLLADERVRNFYETYGVIN; the protein is encoded by the coding sequence ATGCCGACACGAACGCGTCTCTGGCTCTACTTCCATGGATTCACGAGCCGTGCTCTAATGCTCTACAATCTTCAGGAGAACGGTACGGACGCCTACCTCTCTGATTTCGATCGGTTTATCAAATCGCCCGAAATCAACGCAGACTGGAGCGTCTTCCTCGACAACAAGCTCTTGTTCTACCATCTTCTCAATGAACACGAGGATCATCGGGTGACCATCTACGGCGTTCTGAAGTATGGACGCGTATATCCCATTGATAACTCTGCTGAACCTAGTATAAGTCCTGGCCGATGGATCCGCCAGACCTTAGATGAAGAGGGATCCCTAGTTGTCAAGCCCGTCACTGGGGGTGGGGGAAAGAACGTCAGGCTCTGTCGGGTTACGGACGACGGGTATCAGATAAACGGTACGGTCCATACAGCAAGTGAGTTTGAGGGTTTGATGAGCGATCTCGACGAGTATCTCGTTTCTGAATTTATCGAACAAACGGATTATGCCCGGGAGCTGTATCCCGCGACATCGAACACGATCCGCGTGGTGACGATGGTCTGTCCGGAGACTGACGATGTCTTCATCGCTCAGGCGATCCAGCGTATGGGTGCAGACGGAACGGGACCAGTCGACAACTTTTCCGACGGTGGCTTATCGGCGAGCATCGATATAAGAACTGGCACGCTCGGAACTGCTGCCCAGTATCCCCACCCTGATCGAACAATGGGTATCCAGCTGGATGACCTCGAATGGCAGAACACTCACCCCGATTCGGGTGCGGAAATTACGGGAGTCGAAATTCCAGCCTGGGACGCTATTCGTGAGCAGTTGCTTGAAATAGCGGACGATCTCTCGTATCTCCCGTATGTTGGCTGGGACATAATCGTTACCGATGACGAGGGATCGTTCAAGCTAATTGAGGCCAACTCCCACCCCGGAGTGAAATCGTTGCAGGTTCATGGACCGTTGTTGGCCGATGAACGGGTACGGAACTTCTATGAGACGTACGGTGTTATCAATTAA
- a CDS encoding lipid II flippase MurJ, giving the protein MKLARSGITLYIAEMVGAVLSFVGILYFARELGASILGVFFLFQALTGVFSMVSNLGIRAGISKRMSEGKKPGEFLSSGILLKLGVLLLVVLVIELGSSYINEYVGVQIAGLVIITVIFRDLGHLLVHVLRGELRVSESALLLFVNKVVWIGVAVVLISMEYELYGLVYGVIVGLVAKTLVGLYLVSTTPTLPSMEAASSIWQYSKYTIIPSIDTYAHNWTDVLIMGIFLSSAAVGAYEIAWRIIGPIFLLTSSISSTVFPQISAWDAEGESDRIERIIPKALTPALILIIPAFFGAALLSFEALSLLFGTEFGAAALALPILIAGLIPRAFRSIAGKTLEGIDKPQFVNRASIVDIVANVVLNAILIWQIGLVGAAIATSLSYTLGALLRWYYLRQYLTLQIPYRELGWCITSAVGMFTAVGLLQQTIVVDTTVRLFALVSVGIVVYGAIILIYAPLRRTIVQQTSRMIRTTP; this is encoded by the coding sequence ATGAAGCTAGCGCGGTCTGGGATTACACTTTATATTGCGGAAATGGTGGGAGCAGTGCTGAGCTTCGTAGGAATTCTCTATTTCGCTCGCGAGCTGGGTGCCTCAATATTAGGCGTCTTTTTCCTTTTTCAAGCATTAACTGGAGTCTTCTCAATGGTTTCCAACCTCGGGATCCGGGCTGGGATCTCAAAGCGAATGAGCGAGGGGAAGAAACCGGGCGAGTTTCTTTCGAGTGGGATTCTACTCAAGCTCGGTGTGTTACTGCTCGTCGTCTTGGTAATCGAGCTAGGCTCTAGCTATATCAATGAGTACGTCGGAGTGCAAATAGCAGGATTGGTTATAATCACGGTAATATTCCGAGATCTCGGACATTTACTGGTCCATGTGCTGCGAGGAGAATTACGAGTCAGTGAGTCTGCACTGCTTCTGTTCGTCAACAAAGTCGTTTGGATCGGAGTGGCCGTGGTATTGATTTCAATGGAATACGAATTATATGGCCTCGTATACGGGGTGATCGTAGGTCTTGTTGCCAAAACACTAGTCGGCCTGTATCTAGTATCGACAACACCCACGCTCCCTTCAATGGAGGCCGCATCTTCTATTTGGCAGTACTCGAAATACACGATTATTCCCTCCATTGATACATATGCCCATAACTGGACGGACGTGTTGATTATGGGAATTTTTCTGTCTTCAGCTGCCGTCGGCGCCTATGAGATCGCATGGCGTATTATCGGCCCGATCTTCCTCCTAACAAGCTCGATCTCTTCGACCGTCTTCCCTCAGATCAGCGCCTGGGATGCAGAAGGCGAATCAGACCGGATAGAGCGGATTATCCCGAAAGCATTGACTCCAGCTCTAATTCTCATTATTCCGGCGTTCTTCGGTGCTGCACTGTTATCCTTCGAAGCCCTCTCGTTACTGTTTGGGACGGAGTTCGGAGCCGCTGCACTTGCACTCCCAATCCTTATTGCGGGATTGATTCCGCGGGCATTTCGATCAATCGCTGGAAAGACACTTGAAGGAATTGATAAACCTCAGTTCGTTAATCGAGCGTCGATCGTCGATATCGTCGCAAACGTCGTATTGAACGCCATACTCATCTGGCAGATCGGACTCGTCGGTGCGGCGATAGCGACGTCGCTTTCATACACTCTCGGAGCGCTGCTCCGGTGGTACTATCTCCGACAGTATCTCACGCTCCAGATCCCGTATCGAGAACTCGGGTGGTGTATCACCTCAGCTGTCGGGATGTTTACCGCAGTAGGCCTGCTTCAGCAAACGATCGTTGTCGATACGACCGTCCGATTGTTTGCGCTCGTCAGCGTCGGCATCGTTGTCTATGGGGCGATCATACTCATCTACGCGCCGCTTCGAAGGACGATCGTTCAGCAGACGAGCCGTATGATCCGGACGACGCCCTGA
- a CDS encoding phenylacetate--CoA ligase family protein encodes MEEANVVEDGVVDLDQFTELPLLTKTELREQNARLRSTEPGSNVRENTSGGTTGEPVEFLQDDEYLFWNNANKIYYQRLAGRELGEPMVKLWGDESAVTGESKDLKFRLSNFILNRHFLNSYRMNAETMTEHVKRINEIKPRSMEVYVESMNELAKHIEQNDLAVHSPNGILSTAGTLHEPVRERIERVFNAPVLNKYGSREVGDVACESPHEEGMHVFDHTHYVEVVDDNGDPLPPGKEGELAITVLTNYTMPLIRYRIGDMGIMKENQNGGELPFSKLETVTGRVTDHFRTPDGELVYPGYLRKVLYHRDWIKKFQIRQTAVDHVVYRIVLTNGSEPARSELDEIEQQAKKLLGDEIEIEFTFPDEITASDSGKYRYTVSEIV; translated from the coding sequence TTGGAGGAGGCGAACGTCGTAGAGGATGGCGTCGTCGATCTCGACCAATTCACGGAGCTTCCGCTCCTCACGAAGACGGAGCTCCGAGAACAGAACGCACGCCTTCGCTCTACCGAACCCGGATCGAACGTCAGGGAAAACACCTCCGGCGGAACCACCGGTGAGCCGGTTGAGTTCCTCCAAGACGACGAGTACCTCTTCTGGAACAACGCGAACAAGATCTACTACCAGCGTCTCGCGGGACGGGAACTCGGCGAACCCATGGTAAAACTCTGGGGGGATGAAAGTGCAGTTACAGGTGAAAGCAAGGACCTCAAATTCCGTCTCTCGAACTTCATTCTCAATCGGCATTTCCTGAACAGCTATCGGATGAATGCGGAGACGATGACCGAGCACGTCAAGCGGATCAATGAGATCAAACCTCGATCGATGGAGGTCTACGTGGAGTCGATGAACGAGCTGGCCAAGCACATCGAACAGAACGATCTGGCGGTCCACTCACCCAATGGCATCCTCTCGACTGCCGGAACGCTCCACGAACCGGTTCGTGAGCGAATCGAGCGGGTGTTCAACGCGCCCGTTCTCAACAAGTACGGCTCGCGAGAGGTGGGCGACGTCGCGTGCGAGTCTCCACACGAAGAAGGGATGCACGTCTTCGATCACACCCACTACGTTGAAGTAGTCGACGACAACGGCGATCCGCTCCCGCCCGGGAAGGAAGGTGAACTAGCGATTACGGTACTTACGAACTACACGATGCCCCTGATTCGCTATCGGATCGGCGATATGGGCATTATGAAGGAGAACCAAAACGGTGGTGAGCTCCCGTTCTCGAAATTGGAGACGGTAACCGGACGAGTGACCGATCACTTCCGCACGCCCGATGGTGAGCTCGTGTACCCTGGCTACCTCCGGAAGGTACTGTATCACCGTGACTGGATCAAGAAATTCCAGATCAGACAGACAGCCGTCGATCACGTGGTGTACCGGATCGTTCTCACCAACGGATCCGAACCCGCCCGTAGCGAACTCGACGAGATCGAACAGCAGGCGAAGAAACTACTCGGCGACGAGATTGAGATCGAGTTTACCTTTCCCGACGAGATCACTGCGAGCGACTCCGGAAAATATCGCTACACGGTCTCTGAGATAGTGTAG